A region of Pontiella agarivorans DNA encodes the following proteins:
- a CDS encoding nucleotidyltransferase family protein produces MQTTSKVNAVLLAGDRRASIALHNENKAFLNLRGKPLFIHVLEALLRAEHVGEVVIVGPRERLIQSLEIFGISEDVAVVEQRENMIENFKVGYVCSLGLDETQEFWNLKGSGYESTPVLVVPCDIPMLLAEEVDEFLNRANMHEYDYSIGVTSKKILRYYHPHGDTPGIRMIYFHVKEDLMRHNNLHVAKPLMLDHLDYIEKMYEWRYQTRLANIVRVFFSALTHGFRFAKGLRVFIVMQLSLYYDRHGHPKLADRIRSIAGFNRLSEGIGNVLGARVQVVYTHFGGAALDADNEKDLAVMDRRFDEWINYQKNLYS; encoded by the coding sequence ATGCAGACGACGTCAAAAGTGAATGCCGTACTGCTGGCTGGTGATCGGCGGGCCAGTATTGCGCTTCATAACGAAAACAAAGCATTCCTGAATCTTCGCGGAAAGCCGCTGTTTATTCATGTGCTCGAAGCGTTGCTCCGTGCAGAACATGTCGGCGAGGTGGTCATTGTGGGGCCGCGAGAGCGCCTGATTCAATCGTTGGAAATATTCGGTATTTCGGAAGACGTTGCGGTGGTGGAGCAACGCGAAAATATGATTGAAAACTTCAAGGTCGGCTATGTCTGTTCGTTGGGCCTCGATGAGACTCAGGAATTCTGGAATCTGAAGGGGAGCGGGTATGAATCCACCCCGGTGCTGGTGGTTCCCTGTGATATCCCGATGCTGCTCGCAGAGGAAGTGGATGAGTTTTTAAACCGTGCGAATATGCATGAATATGACTATTCCATCGGAGTGACCTCCAAAAAGATCCTCAGGTATTATCACCCGCATGGGGATACGCCGGGCATTCGTATGATCTATTTTCATGTGAAAGAAGATCTGATGCGGCATAATAATTTGCACGTGGCCAAGCCGCTGATGCTGGATCACTTGGATTACATTGAAAAAATGTATGAGTGGCGCTACCAGACCCGTTTGGCCAATATCGTCCGGGTATTTTTTTCTGCGCTGACGCACGGGTTCCGTTTTGCCAAAGGTCTTCGTGTGTTTATTGTGATGCAGCTATCGCTGTATTACGACCGGCACGGCCATCCGAAACTGGCAGACCGGATTCGGTCGATAGCCGGTTTCAACCGCCTGTCCGAGGGCATCGGCAATGTTCTGGGCGCACGGGTCCAGGTTGTCTATACCCATTTCGGAGGTGCGGCACTCGATGCGGATAATGAAAAAGATCTGGCTGTGATGGATCGGCGCTTCGATGAATGGATAAATTATCAGAAAAATCTCTATTCCTGA
- a CDS encoding DEAD/DEAH box helicase codes for MQFSDLIQNKKILQAIEDAGFTAPTPIQQQAIPAIGTGRDIIGLARTGTGKTAAFSLPLIQKLEDSWTAAREIRVRSLILSPTRELAIQLLSTIRKFTAHTELTSLLVHGGTEYENQILTLREGVDILIATPGRMLDLIERKALKLDQVEVFVVDEADRMLDMGFAPDIRKIAPMLPQTRQALFFSATMPPEALSLATGILHKPMTISADPVSAAAENIHKSLYYVEKNNKNALLSWLLKKLKYERILVFCRTRRGADRLTESMKKQGLPAAVLHGDKEQRHRQEILEKFKSGEIPILIATDLAARGIDIENISHIINFDLPNEPETFVHRIGRTARAGASGHAISFCDPTEKGYLRDILAHLNEDIDVVEAHPFHSEQVKNFSGNVKSKHTPDKKKHISKIREQTTWRLPPGQQKNLHKDAGPGKNARRNPRKKQQP; via the coding sequence ATGCAATTTTCCGACTTAATTCAGAACAAAAAAATTCTTCAAGCGATCGAAGATGCGGGCTTCACAGCTCCGACCCCGATTCAACAGCAGGCCATTCCAGCCATTGGAACCGGCCGCGACATCATCGGCCTCGCCCGTACAGGCACCGGAAAAACCGCCGCCTTTTCCCTTCCGCTTATCCAGAAACTGGAAGACAGCTGGACCGCCGCACGCGAAATCCGCGTCCGCTCCCTCATTCTCTCCCCCACCCGGGAACTTGCTATTCAGCTTTTATCAACCATCCGGAAATTTACCGCCCACACCGAACTGACCTCACTACTCGTCCATGGCGGAACCGAATATGAAAACCAGATCCTCACCCTGCGCGAGGGCGTTGATATCCTCATCGCCACTCCCGGCCGCATGCTTGATCTGATCGAACGAAAAGCTCTCAAACTCGACCAAGTTGAGGTTTTTGTGGTCGATGAAGCCGACCGCATGCTCGACATGGGGTTTGCACCGGATATCCGGAAAATCGCCCCAATGCTCCCGCAAACCCGCCAGGCCCTCTTCTTCTCCGCCACCATGCCCCCCGAAGCACTCTCGCTCGCCACCGGCATTCTGCACAAACCCATGACCATCTCGGCCGACCCCGTCTCCGCCGCGGCGGAAAACATTCACAAATCGCTCTATTATGTTGAAAAAAACAATAAAAACGCCCTCCTCAGCTGGCTGCTTAAAAAGCTGAAATATGAACGCATCCTCGTCTTCTGCCGCACCCGGCGCGGCGCTGACCGCCTGACCGAATCCATGAAAAAACAGGGACTTCCAGCGGCAGTTCTTCACGGCGACAAAGAACAGCGCCATCGACAGGAAATCCTCGAAAAGTTTAAATCCGGCGAAATCCCGATCCTGATCGCCACCGATCTCGCCGCACGAGGCATCGACATCGAAAACATCTCGCACATCATCAACTTCGATCTCCCCAACGAACCCGAAACCTTCGTCCATCGTATCGGCCGCACCGCCCGCGCCGGGGCCTCAGGCCACGCCATCAGCTTCTGCGACCCGACTGAAAAAGGATACCTGCGCGACATCCTGGCCCACCTGAACGAAGACATCGACGTCGTTGAAGCGCACCCCTTCCACTCCGAACAGGTGAAAAACTTCTCCGGAAACGTAAAATCCAAACACACCCCGGACAAAAAAAAGCACATCAGTAAAATCCGTGAGCAGACCACCTGGCGCCTCCCCCCCGGCCAACAGAAAAACCTGCATAAAGATGCCGGGCCCGGAAAAAATGCACGCCGCAATCCCAGAAAAAAGCAACAACCATAG
- a CDS encoding B12-binding domain-containing radical SAM protein: MKILLITPPLLHPNTPYAATPLLTAWLKTLGHQAVQSDLSLQLLLKLFSRKGLSAVCAALEIPPDAAEPYLKTIDPVLAFLQNRNPDAMENILDRGWLPEGEHLARAYEMEEQLGWNFRELDFMDRARYLASLYLDDIADAAAGLDPNFEFSRYAEKIAASVPDFAKIRNELEGSPSVFFQWLEELTDAAMVLHRPEMVVLTVPFPGCLLGALITARRIKHTCAGVRIVLGGGYVNTELRELADPGIFDYVDFITLDSGFLPLRQLAAGGQPVRTFKRENGAVIFQTSEMPEIPHAELPPPDFQGLELGDYFGVFETLNPVTRLWSDERWNKLVLAHGCCWSRCAFCDTSIDYICRYDPADPVSICDWIVHVMNETGFRGFHFVDEALPPDLLDGLCDEILHRKLDIEWWGNIRYEKRFSSDLIRKMAAAGCIAVTGGLETGCDRTLKLMCKGIVMRHAIRVLTDLADAGILTHAYLMYGFPTQTAAETFHTLETVRDLFAQDILHSAYWHRFALTAHSGISMNPEQYCISVPETAPASFALNEIPFDASFDHDLDDMGEMLKRATYNYMLGLGLEMPVDTWWPEQKITF; the protein is encoded by the coding sequence ATGAAAATATTGCTCATTACACCGCCTTTGCTGCACCCCAATACGCCTTATGCGGCCACGCCATTGCTGACGGCCTGGCTTAAAACGCTGGGACATCAGGCCGTACAATCTGACCTCTCGCTGCAACTTTTGTTGAAATTGTTTTCCCGGAAAGGGCTTTCCGCAGTTTGTGCGGCATTGGAGATTCCTCCGGATGCTGCCGAGCCGTATTTGAAAACGATCGATCCGGTCCTTGCTTTTTTACAAAACCGTAATCCGGACGCAATGGAGAATATTCTGGATCGCGGCTGGTTGCCGGAGGGTGAGCATCTGGCCCGGGCTTATGAAATGGAGGAACAGCTCGGGTGGAATTTTCGGGAGTTGGATTTCATGGATCGCGCGCGTTATCTGGCCAGTCTGTATCTCGATGATATTGCCGATGCCGCCGCCGGACTGGATCCGAATTTTGAATTTTCCCGCTATGCTGAAAAAATTGCCGCCAGTGTTCCTGACTTTGCGAAGATTCGGAATGAACTTGAAGGCAGCCCATCTGTTTTTTTTCAGTGGCTGGAAGAACTGACGGATGCGGCAATGGTCCTGCATCGGCCGGAAATGGTTGTGCTGACGGTTCCGTTTCCGGGATGTCTGCTCGGTGCGCTGATTACAGCGCGACGTATAAAGCACACTTGCGCAGGTGTGCGCATTGTGCTGGGCGGGGGGTATGTGAATACCGAATTGAGGGAGCTCGCGGATCCCGGAATTTTTGACTATGTCGATTTCATTACGCTCGACAGCGGGTTTTTGCCGCTCAGGCAACTGGCCGCTGGCGGGCAGCCGGTGCGGACATTTAAACGGGAAAACGGCGCGGTTATTTTCCAAACTTCGGAAATGCCTGAAATTCCACATGCGGAGCTGCCGCCGCCGGATTTTCAGGGATTGGAGCTCGGGGATTATTTCGGGGTGTTTGAGACGCTCAATCCGGTCACACGGCTCTGGTCGGATGAGCGGTGGAATAAGCTGGTGCTGGCCCATGGGTGCTGTTGGAGCCGTTGTGCATTCTGTGATACATCCATTGATTATATCTGCCGATATGATCCGGCAGATCCGGTTTCGATCTGCGACTGGATTGTTCATGTGATGAACGAAACCGGTTTCCGGGGTTTTCATTTTGTCGATGAAGCGTTGCCGCCGGATCTGCTTGATGGATTGTGCGATGAGATTCTGCACCGTAAACTGGACATTGAGTGGTGGGGCAACATCCGGTACGAAAAGCGGTTCTCGAGCGATCTGATTCGAAAAATGGCCGCCGCCGGTTGCATCGCGGTTACCGGGGGGCTCGAAACCGGATGCGATCGAACGCTGAAGCTGATGTGCAAGGGGATTGTAATGAGGCACGCGATTCGTGTGCTGACCGACCTGGCCGATGCCGGGATTCTGACGCACGCCTATCTGATGTATGGTTTTCCGACACAGACCGCAGCCGAAACTTTCCATACCTTGGAAACCGTGCGCGATCTTTTCGCTCAAGATATTTTGCATTCTGCCTACTGGCATCGGTTTGCACTGACGGCCCATAGCGGGATCTCGATGAATCCGGAACAGTATTGCATTTCCGTGCCTGAAACGGCTCCGGCATCATTTGCGCTGAATGAAATTCCGTTCGATGCTTCGTTCGATCACGATCTTGATGACATGGGAGAGATGCTGAAGCGTGCAACATATAATTATATGCTCGGTCTGGGGCTGGAAATGCCTGTGGATACGTGGTGGCCTGAACAAAAAATAACGTTTTAG
- a CDS encoding L,D-transpeptidase family protein yields the protein MAKPIYAGTYNNRGGGRWKTVFVIIILIQVALVAAYMIWQKDKKTDDPEIADTPEPAVPAMMSTPEPLVPGIPEPIHSVEASPAILSAISDAEAALEAGQLLEAKSQLDDIVARSPNDKAIELLGDVNIRLLKSSIPMPGKERYSIQPGDYLQKIAKKYNTTVALIKDMNGMQTDTIRAGAALVVYNGDFSIRVSKSRNTLDLMAGEKLFKRYPVGTGKFGKTPAIKFEIVDKITEPPWTRFTDGKQIEYGDPENVLGTRWMKIVSDEHPEITGFGIHGTWERDSIGKQSSAGCIRMLNEDVEELFDIVPRKTTVIISD from the coding sequence ATGGCAAAACCAATTTATGCGGGCACATACAACAACCGTGGCGGCGGTCGATGGAAAACCGTTTTTGTGATCATCATCCTGATTCAGGTTGCGCTGGTAGCAGCTTATATGATCTGGCAGAAAGACAAAAAAACCGATGATCCCGAAATTGCCGACACACCTGAACCGGCTGTTCCAGCCATGATGAGCACGCCGGAGCCGCTGGTTCCGGGCATTCCGGAACCGATCCATTCCGTTGAAGCATCGCCGGCCATCCTTTCAGCTATTTCCGATGCGGAGGCGGCACTCGAAGCCGGTCAACTGCTGGAGGCTAAAAGCCAGCTCGATGATATTGTTGCCCGTTCACCTAACGATAAAGCCATCGAATTGCTTGGCGATGTGAATATCAGGCTTCTGAAATCTTCGATTCCGATGCCCGGAAAAGAGCGTTATTCCATTCAGCCGGGCGATTATCTTCAAAAAATCGCAAAGAAATACAATACCACAGTCGCGCTGATTAAAGATATGAACGGCATGCAGACCGATACGATTCGGGCCGGAGCCGCATTGGTTGTTTATAACGGCGATTTCAGTATCCGCGTTTCAAAAAGCAGAAACACTCTGGATCTCATGGCCGGCGAAAAACTGTTTAAACGCTATCCTGTCGGAACCGGAAAATTCGGTAAAACACCAGCTATTAAATTCGAAATCGTGGATAAAATCACCGAGCCGCCGTGGACTCGTTTTACAGACGGCAAGCAGATTGAATACGGCGATCCCGAAAATGTGCTGGGTACCCGCTGGATGAAGATCGTATCGGACGAACACCCGGAAATTACCGGCTTCGGGATCCATGGAACCTGGGAGCGCGACAGCATTGGGAAACAATCCAGCGCCGGTTGTATACGTATGCTCAACGAAGATGTTGAAGAGCTATTCGATATTGTTCCGCGCAAAACAACCGTTATAATCAGCGACTAA
- a CDS encoding NfeD family protein, translating into MLRTFLFTLAALLLSFPAKARETNSTPLVYIVPIKNMIEPALVYVVRRGVDEAVRKNADAIIFEMNTPGGAVNAAKEIIDIIGNTEIPTYTFIEQDAYSAGAIIAMATPNIYMAPGSVIGAATPMMMSPMGGVQDMPDEVQEKMTSAVAAMVRAAAEQGGYDPEMAEAMVRADMEYSVNGTVISKEGRLLTLTNKEAEQRVGEDNTPLLSKGTVKNIDDLLKNIELTGAEKRVLQVTAAEKLARLIASIAPILMMIGLGGLWLEFKTPGIGIFGIAGVTCLLLFFFGHHIAGLSGYEDLILFALGIGLLGLEIFVTPGFGVMGLSGLLLIFISFVSAMSERMPGSWRPIDFSPETFSVPLLKVMIAFIGTFIIAILAGKFLPETKALKSLTLQDVVPDPTEDNSLLDRKGTAHSDLRPGGTALIDGRKIDVVTRGDFIAHQTGIRVVEVHGNRIVVEKIS; encoded by the coding sequence ATGCTTCGGACATTTCTATTCACACTGGCCGCCTTGCTCCTGTCCTTCCCGGCAAAAGCCCGGGAAACAAACAGCACACCGCTGGTTTACATCGTTCCAATCAAAAACATGATCGAGCCCGCTCTGGTCTACGTGGTCCGACGCGGTGTCGATGAGGCCGTCAGAAAAAATGCCGATGCCATTATTTTTGAAATGAATACCCCCGGCGGCGCAGTGAACGCGGCTAAGGAAATTATTGATATCATCGGGAATACAGAGATTCCGACCTATACCTTCATTGAACAGGATGCCTATTCCGCCGGCGCCATTATTGCCATGGCCACCCCCAACATCTATATGGCCCCCGGCAGTGTAATCGGTGCCGCCACCCCCATGATGATGTCCCCCATGGGCGGCGTCCAGGACATGCCGGATGAAGTGCAGGAAAAGATGACCTCGGCCGTTGCCGCGATGGTTCGTGCCGCTGCAGAACAAGGCGGTTATGATCCCGAGATGGCGGAAGCCATGGTCCGGGCCGATATGGAATACAGCGTCAACGGAACGGTCATCAGCAAAGAAGGACGACTGCTCACACTCACCAATAAAGAAGCAGAACAGCGCGTCGGCGAAGATAACACCCCCTTGCTTTCCAAAGGTACCGTAAAAAATATCGACGATCTGCTGAAAAACATTGAACTGACCGGTGCCGAAAAACGTGTACTCCAAGTGACCGCTGCCGAAAAGCTGGCCCGACTGATTGCCTCCATCGCCCCCATCCTGATGATGATCGGGCTGGGCGGACTCTGGCTGGAATTCAAAACCCCCGGAATCGGCATTTTCGGCATTGCAGGAGTAACCTGTCTGCTGCTCTTTTTCTTCGGGCATCATATTGCCGGGCTCTCAGGCTACGAGGACCTGATCCTCTTTGCTCTCGGCATCGGCCTACTGGGCCTTGAAATTTTTGTAACGCCAGGCTTCGGCGTTATGGGCCTCTCCGGCCTGCTCCTTATCTTCATCTCTTTTGTCAGCGCGATGAGCGAACGAATGCCCGGATCCTGGCGACCAATTGACTTTTCGCCGGAAACATTTTCAGTTCCTCTGCTAAAAGTCATGATCGCCTTCATCGGCACTTTTATCATCGCAATTCTCGCTGGAAAATTTCTCCCGGAAACCAAAGCACTGAAAAGCCTGACGCTTCAGGATGTGGTGCCAGACCCAACAGAAGACAACTCCCTGCTGGACCGGAAGGGAACGGCACATTCCGACCTTCGGCCCGGCGGAACCGCCCTCATAGACGGACGGAAAATCGATGTGGTAACGCGCGGTGATTTCATCGCACACCAAACCGGAATCCGAGTGGTGGAAGTTCACGGAAACCGGATTGTTGTTGAAAAGATTTCCTGA
- the folB gene encoding dihydroneopterin aldolase produces MDKIFIRDLALRCIIGIYPEERREKQDVLINVEMHADLRAAGRSDDLNDTVDYKGIKKDILKLVEGSSFQLIEAMAERIAEIALANKKVERVIVTIDKPGALRFARASAVEVTRP; encoded by the coding sequence ATGGATAAAATTTTTATCAGAGATTTGGCGTTGCGCTGTATTATCGGAATCTATCCGGAGGAACGCCGTGAAAAACAGGATGTTCTAATTAATGTTGAAATGCATGCTGATCTTCGAGCCGCGGGGCGGTCCGATGATCTTAACGACACTGTTGATTACAAAGGAATCAAAAAAGATATTCTAAAACTCGTCGAAGGCAGCTCATTTCAACTGATTGAAGCGATGGCCGAGCGGATTGCTGAAATCGCCTTGGCAAACAAAAAGGTTGAACGCGTCATCGTCACGATTGATAAACCCGGTGCCCTTCGTTTCGCCCGTGCATCTGCGGTCGAAGTCACCCGCCCCTGA
- the recN gene encoding DNA repair protein RecN: MLRTLKIKNLALVDDVQVGFSEGLNVITGETGAGKSLMIGALRLLLGERADKSLIRTGETSCSVHAEFGLEDCRAVDAILEDVGLEPCDGGLLIIRRVITGTSNRTTVNDESVTLNALKRLGEVLVDMHGPYDHQSLLDQHVQLEILDAFGQIDHSEYQEHYRKYRDVQKQIEALNSDNEEDLQRQIEFLDYRVNEIESANLNPEEEAEVEEEHSKIANAQHVIELANGTVQALTEGEGCAFEGLVSAQQALNQLIKLMPEAQDWHDELESAVTSVQEVVRSIEQSAGDIDASAERMEWLDDRLTTYQTLKRKYGTTVEEVLENGAQWAEQLKELRGRDKKREKLENQLTLIFQDLDQTGAKLRAARENVADHLSECITRELVDIGFEHGFFDVQITPCDPTPTGMDTIDFGFAPNAGEDMRPLRMIASSGEISRVMLATKAVLAKQDQIPVLVFDEIDANIGGEIGGAVGRKLAEVARHHQLLCITHLPQVAACGNRHLAVSKKVEDGRTFTEVELLDDETRPEELARMLGGKDSTNVTLQHAREMLEQTSFL; encoded by the coding sequence ATGCTCAGGACGTTAAAAATTAAAAACCTCGCACTGGTCGACGATGTACAGGTCGGCTTTTCTGAAGGACTCAATGTTATTACCGGCGAAACAGGGGCTGGGAAATCGCTTATGATCGGAGCGTTGCGTCTTCTGCTCGGTGAGCGCGCGGATAAATCCTTGATCCGGACCGGCGAAACCTCCTGCTCGGTCCATGCGGAATTCGGGCTGGAGGACTGCAGGGCCGTTGATGCCATCCTGGAAGATGTGGGGCTGGAGCCGTGTGACGGAGGGCTGCTGATTATCCGTCGGGTTATTACCGGTACATCGAACAGGACTACTGTTAATGATGAATCGGTTACCCTCAATGCTTTAAAACGGCTGGGTGAGGTGTTGGTCGATATGCATGGGCCGTATGATCATCAGTCGTTGCTGGATCAGCATGTGCAGCTCGAAATTCTTGATGCATTCGGTCAAATCGATCATAGCGAATATCAGGAGCACTATCGAAAATATCGCGATGTGCAGAAGCAGATCGAGGCACTTAATTCCGATAATGAGGAGGATCTGCAGCGCCAGATCGAGTTTCTGGATTATAGGGTCAATGAAATCGAATCCGCCAATCTTAATCCCGAGGAGGAGGCGGAGGTTGAAGAAGAGCACAGTAAAATTGCCAATGCGCAGCATGTGATTGAGCTGGCCAACGGGACGGTTCAGGCCCTGACAGAAGGCGAAGGTTGTGCTTTTGAAGGTCTTGTATCCGCGCAGCAGGCGCTGAATCAGTTGATTAAACTGATGCCCGAAGCTCAGGACTGGCATGACGAACTTGAAAGCGCGGTAACATCTGTGCAGGAAGTTGTGCGCTCTATTGAGCAGTCTGCCGGTGATATTGACGCCAGTGCTGAACGCATGGAGTGGTTGGATGACCGTTTGACCACGTATCAGACACTGAAGCGTAAATACGGAACCACCGTTGAGGAAGTTCTTGAAAATGGTGCACAGTGGGCAGAGCAGCTTAAGGAATTGCGGGGCCGGGATAAAAAGCGGGAAAAGTTGGAAAATCAACTGACTCTCATTTTTCAGGATCTGGATCAGACCGGAGCAAAACTGAGGGCGGCGCGTGAAAATGTGGCCGACCATCTGTCCGAATGTATCACTCGCGAGCTCGTTGATATCGGGTTTGAGCATGGCTTTTTTGATGTCCAGATTACACCGTGCGATCCGACGCCGACCGGCATGGATACCATCGATTTCGGTTTCGCCCCGAATGCCGGCGAAGATATGCGGCCTTTACGTATGATTGCATCTTCGGGGGAAATTTCGCGCGTTATGCTCGCCACCAAAGCAGTGCTTGCGAAGCAGGATCAGATTCCGGTGCTGGTCTTCGACGAAATCGATGCCAATATCGGTGGTGAAATCGGCGGAGCGGTCGGGCGAAAACTGGCAGAGGTTGCCCGGCATCATCAATTGCTCTGTATTACTCATCTTCCTCAGGTTGCCGCATGCGGTAATCGGCATCTGGCGGTCTCAAAAAAGGTGGAAGACGGGCGGACTTTTACTGAAGTTGAGTTGCTTGACGACGAAACCCGTCCGGAGGAACTTGCCCGCATGCTTGGCGGAAAAGACTCCACCAACGTCACGCTTCAACACGCCAGAGAAATGCTGGAGCAGACGTCTTTTCTTTAG
- a CDS encoding acetyl-CoA carboxylase carboxyltransferase subunit alpha, which yields MSAPFSLPFESPIQELETKLAELESFSQEQDIDVSHEIENMKQKIEQTRNDIYTNLTAWQKVQVARHPSRPYTMDYINIMCTDFVEIHGDRIHRDDRAIIGGFAKIDGQKVMIIGSQKGRDTKSNVETNFGCAHPEGYRKALRLMKLADKFNVPIVTLIDTKGAYAGLESEERHIAEAIAVNLRECFNLKVPIICVIIGEGGSGGALGIGIGNRILIMEHAYYSVISPEGCAAILWKDRAYSDKAAEALKITGKHLMELKLADSIIPEPQGGAHTDHEAAAENLKKALLENLEQLKAMTPEEIMEDRYNKFRAMGEFEGQVA from the coding sequence ATGAGTGCACCTTTCAGTCTGCCATTTGAAAGTCCCATCCAAGAACTGGAAACCAAGCTAGCAGAGCTTGAATCCTTCAGTCAGGAGCAGGATATCGATGTTTCTCACGAAATAGAGAACATGAAACAGAAAATCGAGCAGACCCGCAATGACATCTACACCAATCTGACCGCATGGCAGAAAGTGCAGGTTGCCCGCCATCCCAGCCGTCCCTACACTATGGATTACATCAACATAATGTGTACCGACTTTGTAGAAATCCACGGCGATCGCATCCACCGCGACGACCGGGCGATTATCGGCGGTTTTGCCAAAATTGATGGCCAGAAAGTCATGATTATCGGTTCCCAGAAAGGGCGCGACACCAAAAGCAATGTGGAAACAAATTTCGGCTGTGCACATCCTGAAGGATACCGCAAAGCCCTGCGTCTGATGAAACTGGCCGACAAATTCAATGTACCGATTGTAACACTGATCGATACCAAAGGCGCTTATGCAGGCCTGGAATCCGAAGAAAGACACATTGCCGAAGCCATCGCCGTCAATCTGCGCGAATGCTTCAACCTCAAAGTGCCGATCATCTGCGTCATCATCGGCGAAGGCGGATCCGGTGGCGCACTGGGTATTGGGATCGGTAACCGCATTCTGATCATGGAACATGCCTATTACTCAGTCATTTCCCCGGAAGGCTGTGCAGCCATTCTTTGGAAAGATCGTGCTTATTCCGACAAAGCCGCCGAAGCCCTGAAAATCACCGGCAAACATTTAATGGAACTGAAACTCGCAGATTCCATTATCCCCGAACCTCAGGGCGGTGCCCACACCGACCACGAAGCCGCAGCGGAAAACCTGAAAAAAGCGCTCCTCGAAAATCTGGAGCAACTGAAAGCCATGACGCCCGAAGAAATCATGGAAGACCGCTACAATAAATTCCGCGCAATGGGTGAATTTGAAGGCCAAGTGGCCTAG
- the lexA gene encoding transcriptional repressor LexA has translation MPRTINLAEKIEQLRAFYDAEGRAPSYAEMANLFGYKSKNAVYGPVNKLLKLGYLDRGSDNRILLTTKITGSTKLLGSVQAGFPSPAEEELVDSINLDQYLVRRPEATYLLTVSGESMIDAGIQPGDLVLVEKGGAPKQNDIVVAQIDGEWTLKYFGKDETGVYLDPANSAFTRMRPERTLSIGGIVKAVVRKYNT, from the coding sequence ATGCCCAGAACAATTAATTTAGCTGAGAAAATTGAACAATTACGCGCCTTTTACGATGCCGAAGGCCGCGCGCCAAGCTATGCCGAAATGGCTAATCTCTTCGGCTATAAATCCAAAAACGCCGTCTACGGACCTGTTAATAAGCTGTTAAAACTCGGATACCTCGACCGAGGCAGCGACAACCGCATTTTATTGACTACCAAGATTACCGGATCCACCAAACTGCTCGGTTCTGTACAGGCCGGCTTTCCCTCCCCCGCCGAAGAAGAGCTCGTCGACTCCATCAATCTCGACCAGTATCTCGTCCGCCGCCCCGAGGCAACCTACCTGCTCACGGTCAGCGGCGAATCGATGATCGATGCCGGCATTCAGCCCGGCGACCTCGTTCTTGTCGAAAAAGGCGGCGCGCCGAAACAGAACGATATTGTCGTTGCCCAGATCGACGGAGAATGGACCCTCAAATATTTCGGAAAAGATGAAACCGGCGTCTACCTCGACCCCGCCAACTCCGCCTTCACCCGCATGCGCCCCGAACGCACCCTCAGCATCGGCGGCATCGTCAAAGCCGTCGTCCGGAAATACAACACCTGA
- a CDS encoding SDR family oxidoreductase has protein sequence MLMFIMNLSGKRALVTGGAVRIGKAIVQALQAEGVDVVVHFFGSKQEAEMLSPFTVRADLGNLDEVSGLIEAAGPLDILINNASLFTKDTLAEAQPERALREMNVNLLAPMELTRCFAKQTTRGAVINLLDRRIRANDPAALPYSLSKKGLEELTKLTALELAPGIRVNGVAPGPILPPPGESVEHFADRAGNIPLQLFPTPENIAEAVIFLLKADFCTGQVMFVDGGQHLLGNGVFDQGV, from the coding sequence ATGCTGATGTTTATTATGAATCTTTCAGGAAAAAGAGCATTGGTGACCGGTGGGGCGGTTCGGATCGGCAAAGCGATTGTGCAGGCGTTGCAGGCGGAGGGTGTGGACGTGGTGGTTCACTTTTTTGGGTCTAAACAAGAGGCCGAAATGCTTTCGCCATTTACGGTTCGTGCGGATTTAGGGAATTTGGACGAGGTGTCGGGGTTGATTGAGGCGGCGGGACCACTGGATATTTTAATTAATAATGCATCGCTTTTTACAAAAGATACGCTGGCCGAAGCACAGCCTGAGCGTGCTCTCCGGGAAATGAACGTTAATCTGCTTGCACCGATGGAGCTGACCCGCTGTTTTGCGAAACAGACCACGCGTGGTGCGGTGATTAACCTGCTTGACCGTCGCATTCGTGCAAACGATCCTGCGGCACTGCCGTACTCCCTTTCAAAAAAAGGGCTGGAAGAGCTGACCAAGCTGACGGCACTCGAACTGGCTCCTGGAATCCGCGTGAACGGCGTGGCTCCTGGGCCGATTCTGCCGCCGCCGGGGGAAAGCGTGGAGCATTTTGCCGACCGGGCGGGAAACATTCCGTTGCAGCTTTTTCCAACACCTGAAAATATTGCTGAAGCCGTCATTTTTCTGCTGAAAGCAGACTTCTGCACCGGGCAGGTAATGTTTGTCGATGGAGGCCAGCATTTGCTGGGTAATGGTGTGTTTGATCAGGGAGTCTGA